One genomic window of uncultured delta proteobacterium includes the following:
- the recJ gene encoding Single-stranded-DNA-specific exonuclease RecJ encodes MMPTTQTWRNRYTDSLPDAGTLRDLAGRLDISPSFAALLWQRGFQDLTAMSRFLAPNLRNLAPLEEWPDITNAARVLFDALVKGKSLLVWGDYDVDGITSTALVKDFLAFHGFAVRHHIPSRLESGYGLNAAVIESLAAEGVSCILTVDCGISDMEPVARAKELGMTVVVSDHHLPGEELPEADAICDPRLGPCPCPALAGVGVAFLLMAALNTLLADKTGKKADMRDYLDLVALGTLADVVELTGQNRILAKNGLLALAGGKRPGIAALKNVCNQSPTAALEAGQVVYMLAPRINAAGRMGKSDLAVSLMLTHDRDRAAELARELDILNQARRDEEKDIMAEAQEQAEQQAAAGRMGLVLHAPHWHPGIIGIVASRIVETLHRPAVVLCSDRGAIKGSGRSVADFDLHAALAACSELFIAFGGHRQAAGVTLAEENLEVFADRFNEIAARELGDEASPPEVSIDAELGFNDAADFTFLKELELLHPFGPGNPEPVFLSPPVTVKSVQTRNGGLNLTEFTHKETGITLRGKTWRQHASLPQAMKGKTVRLAYTPHIDRYNGVASVELKLRAWKPENQEDLP; translated from the coding sequence ATGATGCCGACAACACAGACATGGCGCAACCGGTATACGGACTCCCTCCCGGATGCCGGAACCTTGCGGGACCTCGCAGGCAGGCTGGACATATCCCCCTCTTTTGCCGCCCTTCTCTGGCAGCGCGGGTTCCAGGATCTTACCGCCATGTCCCGGTTTCTCGCCCCCAATTTGCGCAACCTCGCCCCGCTTGAGGAATGGCCCGATATCACCAACGCCGCGCGCGTTCTGTTTGACGCCCTGGTAAAAGGGAAAAGCCTCCTGGTCTGGGGCGACTACGATGTGGACGGCATCACGTCCACGGCCCTTGTCAAAGATTTTCTGGCGTTTCACGGCTTTGCCGTCCGGCACCATATCCCGAGCAGGCTTGAGTCCGGCTACGGGCTGAACGCGGCCGTCATTGAATCCCTCGCGGCGGAAGGCGTTTCCTGCATCCTTACCGTGGACTGCGGGATCTCGGACATGGAACCCGTGGCCCGGGCCAAGGAGCTGGGCATGACCGTGGTCGTCAGCGACCACCACCTGCCCGGCGAAGAACTGCCGGAAGCCGACGCCATCTGCGATCCCCGGCTCGGCCCCTGCCCGTGCCCGGCCCTTGCGGGCGTCGGCGTCGCGTTTTTGCTGATGGCGGCCCTGAACACCCTGCTCGCGGACAAAACCGGCAAAAAGGCCGACATGCGCGACTACCTGGATCTTGTGGCGCTCGGCACGCTGGCGGACGTGGTGGAACTCACGGGGCAGAACAGAATCCTCGCCAAAAACGGCCTTCTGGCGCTGGCGGGCGGCAAACGGCCCGGCATTGCGGCCCTGAAGAACGTCTGCAACCAGTCGCCCACGGCCGCGCTTGAGGCGGGCCAGGTCGTCTATATGCTGGCCCCGCGCATCAACGCCGCCGGACGCATGGGCAAAAGCGACCTCGCCGTGAGCCTGATGCTGACCCACGACCGCGACCGGGCGGCGGAACTCGCGCGGGAACTCGATATTCTGAACCAGGCCCGGCGCGACGAGGAAAAGGACATCATGGCCGAAGCCCAGGAACAGGCCGAGCAACAGGCCGCCGCCGGCCGCATGGGGCTTGTGCTCCACGCGCCGCACTGGCATCCGGGCATCATCGGCATCGTGGCTTCCCGCATCGTGGAAACGCTGCACAGGCCCGCCGTGGTGCTGTGCTCGGACCGGGGCGCCATTAAAGGATCGGGCCGGAGCGTCGCCGATTTCGATCTGCACGCGGCCCTTGCCGCCTGCTCGGAGCTTTTTATCGCGTTCGGCGGCCACCGCCAGGCCGCCGGGGTCACCCTGGCCGAGGAAAACCTGGAGGTTTTCGCGGACCGGTTCAATGAAATCGCGGCTCGCGAACTGGGCGACGAAGCCTCGCCCCCGGAGGTTTCCATCGACGCGGAGCTGGGGTTCAACGACGCCGCGGACTTCACCTTTTTAAAGGAACTTGAGCTGCTGCACCCCTTTGGTCCGGGAAACCCGGAACCCGTGTTCCTCTCGCCCCCGGTCACGGTGAAGTCCGTGCAGACGCGCAACGGCGGCCTGAATCTGACGGAATTCACGCATAAGGAAACCGGCATCACCTTACGCGGCAAAACCTGGCGGCAGCACGCCTCCCTCCCTCAAGCCATGAAAGGGAAAACCGTGCGCCTTGCCTACACCCCGCATATTGACCGCTATAACGGCGTTGCCTCGGTCGAATTGAAATTACGGGCCTGGAAGCCTGAAAATCAGGAGGATCTCCCATGA
- the rlpA gene encoding RlpA-like lipoprotein: MTYTSPASLPAPHMARIAHCFALILVCLSLALFAGCGKKPVTGTMPTSPPTDGTYTPGTTKPYTVMGQTYYPLASGHGYVEEGVASWYGKDFHGKTTSNGEVYDMHGMTCAHKILPFGTQLRVTNLDNNKSIVVRVNDRGPFVANRIIDLTKTGAEQIDMIGPGTARVRLESIGTVPGQVGADLTGNFYVQIGSFSMKDNAHNLAKTLQNKGKASRVVYVPELNFHRVQIGPYSSLAAAENASVSLQGEYPGNFVVAQ; encoded by the coding sequence ATGACATACACTTCCCCCGCCTCTCTCCCTGCTCCTCATATGGCCAGAATAGCCCATTGTTTCGCCCTGATCCTTGTCTGCCTGTCCCTCGCCCTGTTCGCGGGCTGCGGGAAAAAGCCGGTCACCGGCACCATGCCCACCTCTCCCCCCACGGACGGCACCTACACGCCCGGCACCACCAAGCCCTACACGGTCATGGGCCAGACGTATTACCCGCTCGCGAGCGGCCACGGGTATGTCGAGGAAGGCGTGGCCTCCTGGTACGGCAAGGACTTCCACGGCAAAACCACGTCCAACGGCGAAGTGTACGACATGCACGGCATGACCTGCGCGCACAAGATTCTGCCGTTCGGCACGCAGTTGCGCGTCACCAACCTGGACAACAACAAATCCATCGTGGTCCGCGTCAACGACCGGGGGCCCTTTGTGGCCAACCGCATCATCGACCTGACCAAAACCGGCGCGGAACAGATCGACATGATCGGACCGGGTACCGCCAGGGTGCGGCTGGAAAGCATCGGCACCGTTCCCGGCCAGGTGGGCGCCGACCTTACCGGCAACTTCTACGTGCAGATCGGGTCCTTCTCCATGAAGGACAACGCGCACAACCTCGCGAAAACCCTGCAGAACAAAGGCAAGGCTTCCCGCGTGGTCTACGTGCCGGAACTCAACTTCCACCGCGTCCAGATCGGCCCCTATTCGTCCCTGGCCGCCGCGGAAAACGCCTCCGTCTCCCTGCAAGGCGAATACCCCGGCAACTTCGTCGTGGCGCAGTGA
- a CDS encoding putative glucose 1-dehydrogenase (Evidence 3 : Function proposed based on presence of conserved amino acid motif, structural feature or limited homology) — protein MDLNLKGKVAVITGGSEGIGRAVAMEFLKEGCKVAVSARRQAVLDDFYRECVAAGFGDNAMAVSADVTDTKKMAAFRDAVKDRFGKIDIWVNNAGRSTRKALMDISDQEWDECLDLNLTSAFKCCRLAVEEMRKTGGGVIINALSFSTRIPVAGNGPYAIAKSGLKTLTSVLAAEVAPDNIRVVGFTPGFIETPLTASRIAENKTYYAEQCPAGRVGVPADLAPAIVFLASDLAGYVTGTDLAIAGGKFCVQNPMYGWKK, from the coding sequence ATGGATCTGAACTTGAAAGGCAAAGTCGCCGTGATTACCGGCGGGTCGGAAGGCATCGGCAGGGCCGTTGCCATGGAATTTCTTAAGGAGGGCTGCAAGGTCGCGGTTTCCGCACGGCGGCAGGCGGTTCTTGACGATTTTTACCGGGAATGCGTTGCCGCGGGCTTTGGCGACAACGCCATGGCCGTGTCCGCCGACGTCACGGACACCAAAAAAATGGCCGCCTTCCGCGACGCCGTGAAGGACCGGTTCGGCAAAATCGATATCTGGGTCAACAATGCCGGGCGCTCCACCCGCAAGGCCCTTATGGATATCAGCGACCAGGAATGGGACGAATGCCTCGACCTGAACCTGACCAGCGCCTTCAAATGCTGCCGCCTGGCCGTTGAAGAAATGCGCAAGACCGGCGGCGGGGTCATCATCAACGCCCTGTCGTTTTCCACCCGTATCCCGGTCGCGGGCAACGGGCCTTACGCCATTGCCAAGAGCGGCCTCAAAACCCTGACCTCGGTCCTCGCGGCGGAAGTCGCGCCGGACAACATCCGCGTGGTGGGGTTTACCCCCGGGTTCATCGAAACGCCGCTTACCGCATCGCGCATTGCGGAAAACAAAACCTATTACGCGGAACAATGCCCGGCGGGACGGGTGGGCGTTCCGGCGGATCTGGCCCCGGCCATCGTGTTCCTTGCTTCCGATCTCGCGGGCTACGTTACCGGCACCGACCTCGCCATCGCGGGCGGCAAGTTCTGCGTCCAGAACCCCATGTACGGCTGGAAAAAATAA
- a CDS encoding conserved membrane hypothetical protein (Evidence 4 : Homologs of previously reported genes of unknown function): MMQKIRDPVSCLTHLSGAVAALFCTVWMIRKAVPFGTAYTVSFAVFGATLIMLYSASAVYHMLRVRDGALRILRRIDHTMIFFLIAGTYTPVCVIPLRGPWGWSILSVVWGLALLGTFMKIFWLHAPRALSTGIYVAMGWLVVVAFYPLLHAISAGTFVLLLLGGLSYTAGAVIYALKWPPLQIQWLGFHDIFHLFVLLGSTFHVLFMIRLFPA, encoded by the coding sequence ATGATGCAAAAAATCAGAGATCCCGTGAGCTGCCTCACCCATCTTTCCGGGGCGGTTGCAGCGCTTTTCTGCACCGTATGGATGATCCGCAAGGCCGTTCCTTTCGGGACCGCCTACACCGTCTCCTTCGCCGTGTTCGGCGCCACGCTCATCATGCTCTATTCGGCCAGCGCCGTGTACCACATGCTGCGCGTCAGAGACGGCGCTCTGCGCATCTTGCGGCGCATTGACCACACCATGATCTTTTTTTTGATAGCGGGAACCTACACCCCGGTCTGCGTCATTCCCTTACGCGGGCCGTGGGGCTGGAGCATCTTGTCCGTTGTGTGGGGGTTGGCCCTGCTCGGGACCTTTATGAAAATCTTCTGGCTGCACGCCCCGCGCGCGCTCTCGACGGGCATTTACGTGGCCATGGGCTGGCTGGTGGTCGTCGCGTTCTACCCCCTGCTGCACGCCATTTCGGCCGGAACGTTTGTGCTGTTACTGCTCGGCGGCCTGTCCTACACCGCGGGCGCGGTCATCTACGCCTTGAAGTGGCCTCCGCTGCAAATACAGTGGCTGGGGTTTCACGACATTTTCCATCTGTTCGTTCTGCTGGGAAGCACCTTCCACGTGCTGTTCATGATCCGGCTTTTTCCCGCGTAA
- a CDS encoding conserved hypothetical protein (Evidence 4 : Homologs of previously reported genes of unknown function), whose amino-acid sequence MTEPQLPPRYNVVLAKATAYDEEAVKTARTLLAFLDIPFAPGDRVLVKPNLLRADVLTCTNATIVAGVCRYLLDMGCNVMVGDSPGFGTARGVAKSIGLDVALARAGCGEVPLISLDSPVKKPLSLGGSIGLSRHALEADYIVNLPKLKAHVQMRVTGAVKNLFGCISGVRKAFAHTRHGDKETDGVQVFPSLIADILNHLPPVVTLMDGITAMHVRGPSGGKEFPARFLAASASPVALDTAVYSMLGVAPEDIPLWRELRRRNAPGAFLEQVALSGEDLCEFDLSGFMLPMNLMPQAFNPVRLVVSTVKRLWARSVSAGN is encoded by the coding sequence ATGACAGAACCGCAGCTGCCGCCGCGCTACAACGTTGTTCTGGCAAAAGCAACGGCGTATGACGAGGAAGCCGTCAAAACGGCGCGCACGCTGCTGGCCTTTCTCGATATCCCCTTCGCCCCGGGCGACCGCGTGCTGGTCAAACCCAATCTGCTGCGCGCGGACGTGCTCACCTGCACAAACGCAACCATCGTTGCGGGAGTCTGTCGGTACCTCCTGGACATGGGCTGTAACGTGATGGTCGGGGATTCCCCCGGGTTCGGAACCGCAAGAGGCGTTGCGAAAAGCATCGGGTTGGACGTTGCGCTGGCGCGGGCGGGCTGCGGCGAGGTGCCCCTTATTTCGCTGGATTCGCCGGTGAAGAAGCCCTTGTCCCTCGGCGGGAGCATCGGCCTTTCCCGCCATGCGCTGGAAGCCGATTATATCGTCAACCTCCCCAAACTCAAGGCGCACGTGCAAATGCGCGTGACCGGCGCGGTCAAGAACCTGTTCGGCTGCATCAGCGGCGTGCGCAAGGCGTTTGCGCATACCCGGCATGGCGACAAGGAAACGGACGGCGTGCAGGTGTTTCCCTCCCTGATCGCGGATATCCTGAACCACCTGCCGCCCGTGGTCACGCTCATGGACGGCATAACCGCAATGCACGTGCGCGGCCCTTCCGGCGGCAAGGAGTTTCCCGCGCGTTTCCTGGCCGCGAGCGCCTCTCCCGTGGCTCTGGATACGGCGGTGTACTCCATGCTCGGGGTTGCCCCGGAAGACATACCCCTGTGGCGGGAACTGCGGCGCAGAAACGCGCCGGGCGCGTTTCTCGAGCAGGTGGCCTTGTCCGGGGAGGATCTTTGCGAATTCGACCTTTCCGGCTTCATGCTGCCCATGAACCTGATGCCCCAGGCGTTCAACCCCGTCCGGCTCGTTGTCAGCACGGTGAAGCGGTTGTGGGCGCGGAGCGTCAGCGCCGGAAATTAG
- a CDS encoding A/G-specific adenine glycosylase, with protein MLPVFDLTADQKKDFAAKLLDWFAANQRPLPWRETYDPYSVWISEIMLQQTQMERGVAYFTAWMKTFPTIASVASAGEEAVLKAWEGLGYYSRARNLHKAAKMIMRDFGGEFPRGAEAIRSLPGVGEYTAGAIAAIAFNAPEAAVDANVMRIFSRLCDVDVPLTHPGVKAFIADEVRALMAGSPPRLFAQALMELGALVCAKKPNCPACPLEAYCEASRLGTAEKRPKKKTTVTYTSLEMSTGIVMKDGRLFIQKRPPYGVWAGLWEFPGGCLEPGETPEQALVREVAEETELPVSIRDKVAVIRHSYTTCRVTMHAFFCNLLDAAKNPVLHAAVEGKWVLPGETANYAFPAGHRKLLEQLGWGKGREFP; from the coding sequence ATGCTACCCGTGTTCGACCTTACGGCGGACCAGAAAAAGGATTTCGCCGCCAAACTTCTGGACTGGTTCGCGGCCAACCAGCGGCCCCTGCCCTGGCGGGAAACGTATGACCCGTACAGCGTCTGGATTTCCGAGATCATGCTCCAGCAGACCCAGATGGAGCGGGGCGTTGCCTACTTCACCGCCTGGATGAAAACCTTCCCCACCATCGCGTCCGTGGCTTCGGCCGGCGAGGAAGCCGTCCTCAAGGCCTGGGAAGGGCTCGGGTACTATTCCCGCGCGCGCAACCTGCACAAGGCCGCGAAAATGATTATGCGGGACTTCGGCGGGGAATTCCCGCGCGGGGCGGAAGCTATCCGCAGCCTGCCGGGGGTCGGGGAATACACGGCGGGGGCCATAGCGGCCATTGCCTTCAACGCGCCGGAAGCCGCCGTTGACGCCAATGTCATGCGCATTTTTTCCCGCCTTTGCGATGTGGATGTGCCCCTGACCCATCCCGGCGTGAAAGCCTTTATCGCGGACGAGGTGCGCGCCCTGATGGCCGGTTCGCCCCCGCGCCTCTTCGCCCAGGCGCTGATGGAGCTCGGCGCGCTGGTCTGCGCCAAAAAGCCCAACTGCCCGGCCTGCCCGCTGGAAGCTTACTGCGAGGCGTCACGGCTCGGCACCGCGGAAAAACGGCCGAAGAAAAAGACCACAGTGACTTACACGAGCCTGGAAATGTCCACCGGCATCGTCATGAAGGACGGCCGCCTGTTTATCCAGAAACGGCCTCCCTACGGCGTGTGGGCCGGGCTGTGGGAATTTCCCGGCGGCTGCCTCGAGCCGGGGGAGACTCCGGAACAGGCCCTGGTGCGCGAAGTGGCGGAAGAAACGGAGCTGCCCGTCAGCATCCGCGACAAGGTCGCGGTCATCCGGCATTCCTACACCACCTGCCGCGTGACCATGCACGCGTTTTTCTGCAACCTCCTGGACGCGGCTAAAAACCCGGTCCTCCACGCCGCCGTGGAAGGCAAGTGGGTGCTGCCAGGGGAAACCGCAAACTACGCTTTTCCCGCCGGGCACAGAAAGCTGCTGGAACAGCTGGGCTGGGGAAAAGGGAGGGAGTTCCCATGA
- a CDS encoding conserved membrane hypothetical protein (Evidence 4 : Homologs of previously reported genes of unknown function) codes for MRVTLSSLVPSQVRHGLKTGFAVVLAFIITHILGLEMWQWAVVSAVVAMQMTVADAIQSGIHRITGTIIGAALGMAILTVLPGGDIWMGAALWVGSALCASLSQYSMRYTMAALTVVVVLLAGADSADKIGVGLGRMLEIAIGVGSALFVSVVLWPIRLVDGLRRDLASQYVQCSIHLNALVTAFLDRQRTMDFHMLEPLADKAWSNHEMFLRVRKHESLVFAYDYEVLKVQTRTLDRAVSDLKPMLEALNDYESPSGGFDVIMAPELRRLADSIMATLRHLGGSTPAAPVPDLVRTLTELVDITDKRLDQLRKEGATNRLTLHQMLQFYTFFHSLRGLATDLLFALDKIQNRRK; via the coding sequence ATGCGGGTTACACTGAGTTCGCTGGTTCCCTCCCAGGTGCGGCACGGTTTGAAAACCGGGTTTGCCGTGGTTCTGGCCTTTATCATCACCCACATCCTCGGGCTGGAAATGTGGCAATGGGCGGTCGTCTCCGCCGTGGTCGCCATGCAGATGACCGTTGCCGACGCCATCCAGAGCGGGATTCACCGCATCACCGGCACCATCATCGGCGCGGCGCTGGGCATGGCGATCCTGACCGTTCTGCCCGGCGGCGATATCTGGATGGGCGCGGCCCTCTGGGTCGGTTCCGCCCTGTGCGCGTCGCTCAGCCAGTACAGCATGCGGTACACCATGGCCGCGCTGACGGTGGTGGTGGTGCTGCTTGCCGGGGCGGACAGCGCGGACAAGATCGGCGTCGGCCTTGGCCGGATGCTGGAAATAGCCATCGGGGTCGGCTCGGCGCTGTTCGTTTCCGTGGTGCTCTGGCCCATCCGGCTCGTGGACGGCCTCAGGCGCGACCTCGCCTCGCAGTACGTGCAGTGCTCCATCCATTTGAACGCTCTTGTGACCGCCTTTCTGGACAGGCAGCGGACCATGGATTTCCACATGCTCGAACCCCTTGCGGACAAGGCCTGGAGCAACCATGAAATGTTTCTCCGGGTGCGCAAGCACGAATCGTTGGTCTTCGCTTACGACTACGAGGTGCTGAAAGTCCAGACCCGCACCCTGGACCGGGCCGTCTCGGACTTGAAGCCCATGCTGGAAGCCCTCAACGATTACGAGAGCCCGTCCGGCGGGTTTGACGTCATCATGGCGCCCGAACTCCGGCGGCTGGCGGATTCGATCATGGCGACGCTCCGCCACCTCGGGGGCAGTACCCCGGCGGCGCCCGTGCCCGACCTTGTGCGCACCCTGACCGAACTGGTGGACATCACGGACAAGCGGTTGGACCAGTTGCGCAAGGAAGGGGCGACCAACCGGCTGACCCTGCACCAGATGCTGCAATTCTACACCTTTTTCCACTCCCTGCGGGGGCTGGCCACAGACCTGCTCTTCGCCCTGGACAAGATCCAGAACCGCCGGAAATAG
- a CDS encoding conserved membrane hypothetical protein (Evidence 4 : Homologs of previously reported genes of unknown function) — translation MCSGKKSGPGAALRGDTPLPALLRSAAEECSLPPVLTILAIYLLFGALVGLWAGLMGAGGAVLLVPILHFTLGLQEVDPSLIHHMAIATTMANILFTSCVATYTHHKRGAVPWRTVAWMVPGLLLGSFAGSYGTAFIPAGPLTLFFACFLVYAGVQMFVEVRPKASRHMPGKGGQIAMGMFIGVLSGVLGVGGAALTIPILLICGLPLLPVLASSGAFGFPIAVAGCIGYMLTAWGHPGLPAYSLGYIYLPALLGLVPASMLFASLGVRLAHAMPQKRLRQCIGLLILSMAARMIWKLL, via the coding sequence ATGTGCTCCGGGAAAAAAAGCGGGCCCGGCGCGGCGTTGCGGGGCGATACGCCGCTGCCTGCCCTGTTGCGTTCGGCGGCGGAAGAGTGTAGCCTCCCCCCCGTGCTGACGATACTTGCCATATACCTCCTGTTCGGGGCCTTGGTGGGGCTCTGGGCGGGGCTCATGGGCGCGGGCGGGGCCGTCCTGCTGGTGCCGATCCTGCATTTCACCCTCGGCCTGCAGGAGGTTGACCCGTCCCTTATCCACCACATGGCCATCGCCACCACCATGGCGAACATTCTCTTTACCTCGTGCGTCGCCACTTACACCCACCACAAACGCGGGGCCGTTCCCTGGAGGACCGTGGCCTGGATGGTGCCCGGCCTGCTGCTGGGCTCGTTCGCTGGCAGTTACGGCACGGCCTTCATCCCGGCGGGACCCCTGACGCTCTTCTTCGCCTGTTTTCTCGTGTACGCGGGCGTCCAGATGTTCGTGGAGGTCAGGCCCAAGGCCTCCCGCCACATGCCGGGCAAGGGGGGGCAGATCGCCATGGGGATGTTCATCGGCGTGCTTTCGGGCGTTCTCGGGGTCGGGGGCGCGGCCCTCACTATCCCGATACTGCTCATTTGCGGCCTACCGCTGCTCCCGGTGCTCGCCTCCTCCGGGGCTTTCGGCTTCCCCATCGCCGTGGCGGGCTGCATCGGGTACATGCTGACGGCCTGGGGGCATCCCGGCCTTCCGGCCTATTCCCTGGGCTACATTTATCTGCCCGCCCTTCTCGGCCTGGTTCCGGCCAGCATGCTCTTCGCCTCGCTCGGCGTCAGGCTCGCCCACGCCATGCCCCAGAAACGCCTGCGGCAATGCATCGGCCTCCTTATCCTCAGCATGGCCGCGCGCATGATCTGGA